The following proteins are encoded in a genomic region of Eriocheir sinensis breed Jianghai 21 chromosome 55, ASM2467909v1, whole genome shotgun sequence:
- the LOC126983953 gene encoding uncharacterized protein LOC126983953, with translation MAGPHRVQSEDVWYWLQDVTHDLLLPPESHGWTTGGLMVSTMIISMLVYDVISFLVELVSSSSGAQGGLTTTIMGGRRRGRGSRRRLVSAPHLPDHRSAEATSRVLNAIEDDRYGTLEGRRLQRLEDSGGPRF, from the exons ATGGCGGGGCCCCATCGCGTGCAGAGCGAGGACGTGTGGTACTGGCTGCAGGACGTGACGCACGACCTACTGCTGCCGCCGGAGAGCCACGGCTGGACCACCGGCGGTCTCATGGTCTCCACCATGATCATCTCCATGTTGGTGTACGACGTGATCTCGTTCCTCGTGGAGCTGGTGAGCTCCAGCAGCGGCGCCCAGGGCGgcttgaccaccaccatcatgggCGGGCGGCGGCGCGGGCGGGGATCCAGGCGGCGGCTCGTctcagccccacacctgcccgaTCACAG GTCCGCTGAGGCGACCAGCAGAGTCCTGAATGCCATTGAGGATGACAGGTACGGCACGCTGGAGGGCCGGCGGCTGCAGCGCCTGGAGGACAGCGGCGGCCCGAGGTTCTGA
- the LOC126983849 gene encoding uncharacterized protein LOC126983849 isoform X1 — protein MPNVPSEVVSFVGEVTSSIDLFKNQLKEALKAVDLTTVAALLLVVAGSILLYDLLVFALASASSRRSFMVTPLLYRLANNAWDMRDDLGISNLIESRLGLGYNTLDVFSDPLASFRSLQTAFPILESIEKAYEKYEDLFD, from the exons atgccGAACGTACCCTCTGAAGTCGTGTCATTCGTCGGGGAAGTGACCTCCAGCATCGACCTCTTCAAGAACCAGCTGAAGGAGGCGCTGAAGGCAGTTGACCTCACCACGGTTGCGGCCCTCCTTCTGGTCGTGGCCGGGTCCATTCTTCTCTATGACCTGCTGGTGTTTGCCCTGGCCTCGGCGTCGTCGCGGAGGTCCTTCATGGTGACGCCGCTGCTGTACCGCCTCGCCAACAACGCCTGGGACATGAGGGATGACCTGGGCATCTCCAATCTTATAGAATCACG TCTTGGTCTTGGTTACAACACGCTGGACGTCTTCTCTGACCCCCTCGCGTCCTTCAGGTCCCTGCAGACGGCATTCCCGATCCTGGAGTCCATCGAGAAGGCCTACGAGAAATACGAGGACCTATTCGACTAG
- the LOC126983849 gene encoding uncharacterized protein LOC126983849 isoform X2, producing MPNVPSEVVSFVGEVTSSIDLFKNQLKEALKAVDLTTVAALLLVVAGSILLYDLLVFALASASSRRSFMVTPLLYRLANNAWDMRDDLGISNLIESRSLQTAFPILESIEKAYEKYEDLFD from the exons atgccGAACGTACCCTCTGAAGTCGTGTCATTCGTCGGGGAAGTGACCTCCAGCATCGACCTCTTCAAGAACCAGCTGAAGGAGGCGCTGAAGGCAGTTGACCTCACCACGGTTGCGGCCCTCCTTCTGGTCGTGGCCGGGTCCATTCTTCTCTATGACCTGCTGGTGTTTGCCCTGGCCTCGGCGTCGTCGCGGAGGTCCTTCATGGTGACGCCGCTGCTGTACCGCCTCGCCAACAACGCCTGGGACATGAGGGATGACCTGGGCATCTCCAATCTTATAGAATCACG GTCCCTGCAGACGGCATTCCCGATCCTGGAGTCCATCGAGAAGGCCTACGAGAAATACGAGGACCTATTCGACTAG